In a single window of the Atlantibacter hermannii genome:
- a CDS encoding L-fucose isomerase and related proteins: MSRIPHQLTFGVIIGNRGFFPSYLVAEAREQAEALFSRLGINTVMLKDGDTYLGGVETRQDAKVCAELFRQHRDEIHGVVVLLPNFGDEKSRSGSHSLIRP, encoded by the coding sequence ATGTCCCGTATCCCACATCAATTAACTTTCGGCGTAATTATCGGCAACCGCGGATTCTTCCCCAGCTATCTGGTTGCGGAAGCCCGCGAGCAGGCTGAAGCGCTGTTTTCCCGGCTCGGTATTAATACCGTTATGCTGAAAGACGGCGACACGTATCTGGGTGGAGTGGAAACCCGCCAGGATGCCAAAGTGTGCGCTGAACTGTTCCGTCAACACCGCGACGAGATCCACGGCGTGGTGGTGCTGCTGCCCAACTTCGGCGATGAAAAAAGCCGTAGCGGAAGCCATTCGCTTATCCGGCCTTAA